Part of the Quercus lobata isolate SW786 chromosome 6, ValleyOak3.0 Primary Assembly, whole genome shotgun sequence genome, AGAGCATGAGTAGTCCGAGAACGAACGAACGGTAATGAATGGTTCAAACCCGAGACTTAATAAGCAAAATACAAATGGGAGAGTGgttcgaggaggaatgtctTCTCGGACATGATAAATAGAGCTCAAATATGCATTCCAACAATCAAGGTGACCTTCTAGGAAGCTCCAGTGGTAAGGACATGCATCATAAGCGTATAAGAATGATGGGAACtcagaaatatctaaggaaaagctactactaccgcattgaatgcactgcAACTACTTTTTTGGCCGTATTTATGTTAAGGagacccctgaatagtgctACCTTGACTACCACAACTAACAGAAAGCCAgaaagggtgtctgatgggacagacactcaagtaagagctcaaatgatcaacaagtgctGGATCAAGATGATCTAACAGGAGATATATAATggaagagaccctccatgaggaGGAGatcggaaaaatagagaaagaatactATAGCAATCAAAATTGTAATTGTACTAAACTGTTATTGATCTATATGAAAAAGACCTCCTCAGACAGTAAGTTCAGTTAGATCATTACCTCTTACTTGTGCTTAATTGTCACCTGATTCCATATTAGCCATTATCCAATTCACTAGGGCTAAATTCTTTAACCcactttttataaatttattgtactgggctcacTAGGCCAATATCCCACACactttgggcttgggctgaaaAACGTGACCTTACAATttgcgccgtctgtgggaagaacttgtgcaACAACAAGTGCAACGGTCATCTATGGTAGGATTAGGTCCCCATCAATAAGAATCCATGGGTTTCTAGCGACAAGATGACTTCCTTAACCTTGAATGCAAGCGAGATCAGGAAGGTAGCATACACACCACCAATACTAGTAGAAGTCACTCTCGAGTTGGAAGTCACATCTCTCAGGAACATAATAACAGAGCCATGCAAAGGGAGATTGACCGTCTAAAGAAGGAGTTACGCCATGCGCGACGAAGACAAACTCCCTCTCAGTTTGACTCCTCTTCTGATAGTGAGAATGATGGTAGTTATCGTCGTAGATCGAGGACTCCTCCTAGTGAGTCTTTCTCGTATGAAAAGGAACACCACCATGAACGTAGATACAAGAGCCCGACTCGTAAAGGCCTGGGAAATGACGTAATGAGTAAAGCGTTGAACCAGATTTCCAAGTCGCCCTTCACGCGCAAGATTGAAAGGTCAATACTTCCTCAGCGGTTCCATTAGCCAACATTCACCATCTACAATGGTCGAATGGACCTTatagagcatgtgagccacttCAATCAGAGAATGACTGTCCATTCCAAAAACgaagccttgatgtgcaaggtgtttcCATCCAATTTAGAACCCGtagcgatgagatggtttgacggCCTAAGGGccaattccatagattccttcaAAGAGCTCACCTGGGCATTTGACACTCGTTTTATTATGTGTACCAGGGTCCCTTGGCCCATAGATTCCCTATTGTCCCTATCCATGCGAGAAGGAGAGACTCTGAAACTTACTCGAACAGGTACTAGGAGATGTTCAACGAAATAGATGGTGATTTTGACGACATGGCCATCAGTACTTTCAAGGTCGACCTCCTAACTGAGCACGGTTTAAGGAAGTCTTTGACTGGCaaacctgtcaccagtgtgcTACAACTCATGGACTGGATtgataattacaaaagagttgAAGAAGACCAGCAACAGGGGAAAGGAAAAGCTAAGGTTATCCTTCAGGAGAGGAGAGATTTCAGGCCGGACCggtacaacaacaaaaatcggCCTCGGAAAGACTTTGTTGGATAGTCTGGGTCTGCTAATACTCAGGTGGTTAATGTGGTGTTCCAAGAACCGGTGCATCAGGTCCTGGAAAAGATAAAGAATGAGTCATTCTTCAAATAGCCAAACAAGATGGCTGGAAACCCCATGAGGCGTAACCGGAGcctttattgccaataccaTCAGGACCAAGGACACACCACCGAGGACTGCAGAAATTTGTGGGATCATTTGGACTAGTTAGTCTGAGAGGGAAAACTCAAGCAGCTCTTGCATCACTTTAGTGGCCAGGGGGGCTAGATAAATTCAGAACCCCGGAGAAATGATTCCTCAAGACCTCCATTGGGAACGATAAACGTCATCTTTGTTGCTCTAGGGAGAACCGGCTCCTGTCCCTTCAGAGTGATGTTTGTGGCTCGGTTGCTTGCCGAGGACGCTAATTCCGGAACAAAGAAGGCTAAAATAGACATTCGGCCAATGTTGGGTTTTTCGGATGAGGATAAAATTGAaaccatacagccccatgatgatgctttggtggtcacaCTCAGGATTggggggtatgatgtgaagagggtgCTAGTGGACCAGGGTAGTGGTGCTGAAATTATGTACCCCGACCTATTCAAGGGACTGAATTTGAGATTCAAAGACTTAACAGCCTACAATTCTcctttggtgagttttgatGGGAAGACCGTCATTCCAAAGGGTCAATTCAAATTGCCCATACAGACGAGTCCAAAAGTGATAGAGGTAGATTTCATTATGGTGGACGCTTATTCCCTGTACAAGGCCATTGTGGCCAAACCTTAGCTTCATACCCTAGGAGCTGTCTTTTCTACTGCACTAAAAGATGAAATACCCGTCTGAGGGTCAGGTTAAAGAGATCCTTGGAAGTCAGTCCACggctaggcaatgcatggtggcTGCCATATTACATCAGCCCGAGATTGAGTCGTCAGCCTCTGCTGAAAGGGGCTTATAGAAATCAAAAACTTCGACGTTACCTATCAACGGACTGGCCCAGGAGgcaaaatgtaaaaatttagaaaaggtTGCTATAGGTGATGATccagagaagttctttcaggtcaAGGCTTAGCTGCCACCTCAAGAGAAGGAAGAGCTAGTATAATTTCTTAGAAGAAACcttgatgtgtttgcatgggacatTTATGAAGCCTTAGGGGTGGATCTGAATTTCATCTGTCATCATTTAAATGTTAATCCATCCATCACTCTCAAAAAGCAATCACCTCAACGCCCATCCAAGGAACATGCAGATGCTGTCAGAGATGAGGTGATGAAGCTTAAGCAGGCaagggctatcaaagaagttttctaCCCTGAATGGCTGGCCAATATTGTGGTAGTGAAAAAGAAGAGTAAGgagtggcgagtgtgcgtggacttcataGATCTGAATAAGGCTTGCCCAAAAGATTTTTTCCTTATGCCTCGAATAGATCAGTTAGTGGATGCAATGATGGGCCATCCTCAGATGAGCTTTTTAGacgcctttcaaggatatcattAGATACCACTAGCCTTGGATGATCAGGAAAAGACAAATTTTTTCACTCCCATTGGAAACTaccactacaaagtgatgccttttggtttgaaaaacgcAAGGtctacctatcaaaggatgatgacacGAATGTTTGAACCACAGTTGGGCAAGAGTATGGAAgtctatatagacgacatggtgaTGAAGAGCAATGTGGTGTCTGAGCATGTGGGAGACCCCGAAAACATCCTTGAAATTCTGAGAAAGCACAAGTTGTGCCTAAACGCTTCTAAATGCTCATTTGGTGTGGGATCAGGCAAATTCTTGGGCTACATGGTAACTCACAAGGGAATCGAAGTCAATCCCAATCAAGTCAAAGCCATTAGCAATTTACAACCACCTCGAAATCCCAAAAAGGTCCAAAAGCTTACCGGAATGACTGCTGCCTTAAACCGGTTTATTTCTCGATCAGCAGACAAGTGTAGACCCTTATTCCTCTTAATgaataagtggaagggatttgagtggaccgaggagtgtgctttGGCCTTCCAGCAACTCAAAGAATATTTATCTtggccacctatcatgtccagtcctgaggtggatgaggttttgtttgcTTATATCACTGTGGCCCCTTATGCTGTAAGTTTGGTGTTAATACAAGTTGACAGTGGCATACAATAGTCAGTTTATTATGTGAGAaagtcactacatgaggccgaggttcATTATCTACCACTGGAGAAAGCCATTTTGGCGATAGTGCACGCTACACAAAAACTCCCCTATTATTTCCAAGCACACACAGTTGTTGTCCTAACCCAGCTTCCACTCAGGTCTATACTCCGAAGCGTTGATTACACGGgaaggattgctaaatgggggaTAGTTCTAGGGgtttttgacatcaaatacatgcctcaTACCTTTGTCAAGGGCCAGGTCCTCGCGGATCTGAAGGCCGAATTTGCTGAACCTCCATTAGAGGAAATGGCAGTGACACGGAGcatggatggaaaattagtTGGCACAATCTCCCTGCAATAACCTTCATTCTGGAAGGTATATGTTGATGGTGCAGTAAATCAAAGGGGCTCCAGAGTAGGGCTAGTTCTGGTTTCTCCTAAATAAATCACCATTCAAAAGTCACTGAGACTGGGCTTCTTAGCTGCAAATAATGAGGCTAAATATGAAGTTTTGTTGGAAGGAATGTCCATGGTTCAAAGAATGGGGGGGAAGGCAGTAAAGATGTTCTTGGACTCGAGATTGGTTGTTAGCTAGGTGAAGGGCGAGCTAGAAGCAAGAGATGAGAGAATGCAAGGGTATTTAAGTCAAGTCAGGCATTTACAATCAAGATTTGAATCATTCAGCCTACTGCACAtccctagaagtggaaacacacatgTTGATTCCCTAGCCATGTTTGCAACCTCCTCGGCGTAGAGCTTACCTCGGGTCATCCTTATAGAAGACTTGTGCAAACCCACGGAGGTAAAGGGAGAGTTGGTCCATGTTCACCAAGTCAGAGTagggcctagctggatggaccccataataCTATTCTTGAGAGATGAAATCTTGCCAGAGGATAAATCAGAAGCTGACAAAGTACGGAGAAAGGTGCCTCGTTTCTAGTTATCTAAGGACCAAAAATTGTATAAGCGCTCTTTTTCTGGGCCATATCTACTCTGCATTCACCCTAAGGCATCAAAGCTACTCCTTgaagagttacatgaagggatttgtgaaAGCCATATAGGAGGCAGATCATTGTCTCACAGAGCCATCACTCAGggctattggtggccaaatatgcagaaagaagtgcaagaatatgtgaagaaatatgatcaatgccaaagatttgcaccaaatatacatcaaccaggaggagtccttaaccccctatccagcccttggccatttaCTCAATGGGGCTTAGATATCGTTGGCCCTTTCCCTAAGGCAGCAGGGAACAAGAGGTATTTGCTGGTAAGCACGAACTACTTTACTAATGGGTTGAAGCCGAGCCCTTGGCGAATATTAGAGATGTGGATGCCTAAAAGTTTTTctggaaaaacattgtcactCGGTTCAAGGTCCCTCGTACCCTCATCTCGGATAATggtcttcaatttgatagcaaatcTTTCAGGAGATACTGATATGATTTGGGAATTACGAATAGATATTCTACCCCAGCTTATCCCCAAGGGAATGGACAAGCCGAGGTtgttaacaaggtcatagttaatggactcaagaagaggttggacgatACGAAGGGAAAGTGGGTAGAAGAGCTGTCACATGTCCTCTGGACATATTGGACCACGCCTAGCAAGTCAACTGGGGAAACCccattttcaatgacttatggagctGAGACTGTTATTTCTTTAGAAACTGGCTTCCTAACGCTGAGGACCAATTCATTCAATCCAAGCAGTAACAATGAATTGCTAGAAAAAAGCTTAGAccttattaaagaaaaaagagaaaacgcaATGGTTCAATTGGCATATTAtcaacacaaactcaagcaaggttatgatgccaaTGTGAAGCTGAGGCCATTAGTGCCTGGTGACTTGGTGTTAAGGAAGGTTCTGGGTACCGCAAAGAACTCAGCATGGGGGAAAGCTAAGGCCCAATTAGGAaggaccatatcgcatcacctcggTGGCTGGTATAAGAGGATATTTTCTGGAGGACTTAAATGAGCGTGTAATACTgtgcccttggaatgtaaacaacttgaaaaggtattattattaatgaaagtttctTTTGTCAATATGTTCTTTTGTTATATAAAGGCATTGTACTTCCCATCTATCCATTTTCTATAAGTATTAAATAAAATCTAAGTCATACCTAGCTCCTCAAACCACACGCTTTGGCCAAATTAATACTTATTGGCAtcttttctaagtgttaaacagaacctaagctATGTcaggctcctcgaaccacatactttggtaaaattaacactcaatgacatctattcattcttttctaagtgttaaacaaaacctaagctATGTcaggctcctcggaccacatactttggtaaaattaacactcaatgacatCTATTCAttctttctaagtgttaaacagaacttaagctATGTcaggctccttggaccacatactttggtaaaattaacactcaatgacatCTATTAATtcttttctaagtgttaaacagatccTAAGCTATGTCaagctccttggaccacatactttggtaaaattaacactcaatgacatctattcattcttttctaagtgttaaacagaatctaagctATGTcaagctcctcggaccacatactttggtaaaattaacacCCAGTGACATCTATCCATTCTTtataagtattaaacagaatctaagtcaTGCTTGGCTCAtcagaccacatgctttggccaaattaatacttattggcatcttttctaagtgttaaacagaacctaagttatGTCAGGCTCCTCGGACTGCAtactttggtaaaattaacGCTCTGTGATATCTATTTGTTTCTCACTAAGTGTCAAGACAGACCCAATATTATAACCAACTCTCCAGATTGGTAGCTCTGAGTAAGTTAATGTCCTTAattatttatctaagtgttGAACAGAGTAAAGAATATCTCTCCCTTTTTATACTTTACAAAGTTTATTACTTATTCTTATTAGATTCAGTTTTCATTGTTGGTACTTAGTCAAATTACTTACACTGGTAGCAGAATGTTGTTGTTAGTTTTTGTCCATATATAAATTTCTCATTCCTTGCATTTCTATTTGATTGTTTAGCTATAGCAAAAAGAGTCTTTTACTAACCTTAAGGGATTGGCTAAGTGGTTCCTAAGACGTCATGATATCCGTGAGATCTTGAGTTTGAACTTTTTACTAGCATCTTGGGGCCACCTCTAAGGGATTCCTCCTTATAATAACCTAGTGTGTTGGGACGAAGGGATTACATACATCCAAGTAAATAGTCAAATACTCGAAAAAGTCTGGATACCCttgtttgtaaaaataaaaataaaaataaaaataaatcttttgTAAACATGATATCCTCTAGTTCTCTTTTATCATTGCAACCTAGTGACATTGTGGCATACTTTCGTGCCACACTCTTCAAAATATGTTGagttcttctttttatttttttttattatttatttttattttatagttttgataatttaatagttacaatGGAAAAATAAGGATATGAACATTGGATGTCATTGTTGGAATTTGAAAACACCAGAAAGTGTCAATTAGTTGAACTACATGGCTTTTGGCCTTATGGCATTACTAAAGTTTTCAAAGATTAATGAAAGGTGGTAATGAAGTAGCTAATACAATTAGCAATTTTCTTTACTCCATaccaacacaaaaaagaaacaaaaacgaCAATATAAAACGAAATGAAAGAATTCTACTTTCTTAAGCGATGTTTGGTACGAGAAAATCCAATGACATCTAAATTCCTGGAGATGTGATGCTTGGCAATTTGGATGTTTGAGAATGTAATTGTTTCTaatgtttggtttgatttggaATCTAATAAAAATCCTAAGAATATGAGAtgcttatattttgtttatttttaagaatcttataataattatttaatttttccaaaataccatttgattaataaatataacatcgtctttttttttcttttctttttttttaaatcttcctccaaataaattatgagaaacaaaatataaactatacaTCATGAATATAATCTATAGATTATGAAAAATTCAATAAACtataataaaacatttttttaaatgacaagtataataccaaaaaaaattatttaaattataaattgtaaggacacaatttgtaatgacccataataatgttgggttcgcacgtaaaaaggtccaaacaatatcatttatagagtgtgggtttgaaaggctaggccttggtcaccaaacAGTGgatttttcgtggtgttcatacataaataaatcgtgttcgccctaggagtctttctcctggaggcgggttggtaggctctggtttttggccatttttcccagcccctttctccggattgcttacttttccttttatactagcctgtatcccttatccaacATCCACATGTGGGTTCGattttccaggactgatacttgtcccatcatcccatacctagagtggttgggggtggttgtaaaagctgaagagtatggctctgtcaggtgcagagtattgaatggcagtaattgcagctttccctttgtccttggtcatttatactatccagcgtacccttctctattgacttagatattttagattttttcccaaactgttcctataccgtttttgccctttcttccagggagacctcggatatgccgaggacagaatcatcatCAGCTGTGTCTtaagactatttggacttttattacctatcctcgGCTATAACCTTCCTTGTCTCGGGCCTTGgaccccaatgtaaaaatgggcctgggccacaaattattggaccccacaatagcccctcaaaatcctgctgtccaacctcttggtcggagaggagggttttggtactGTCACGCCTTTATTGCGGTCTGCTTAGATCTGCCCTTCATTAATGtgggtgtctcttcatctatcCAGGAAACATACCGGGCTACGAGACATTCATCTGAATTCATTTATGATGCGTTCTTGTCATTTCATTATCcgaaacgcgcctttaatgatttccctttacgagaccatttaTATTCGACGGTTATTGACGGCGCGGGGAAGTGGAGCGGGTATATTCTCGTTTACAGATTGTCTTGGAAATTTGGAtagattaaatgcctcccgttttgcccttcatataagaagaaatgcAAGAGGTTACTCCTCTTACacagagacccttttaatcTCTTTAAAGTCTAAAACCCTTAGCCTCCCCCAGAATTTCCTTTATCCGCTAGTTTACACTTTGAATTATGATACGTTCGAGATAGGAGCGGAAATGAAGGGACCATACCCTTCCCAGAAATGCCATGctcttttgaaactcaaaatggctcggtcagggcagggatggcagagactcaagatacttctcatccttcctttagccaaaatccgaagcaggggctcatcgCATCAAACTTTTGGtgcgactgagctggggtcatccattatcagtaccagccgctctcttatgagcatagctaacatggcaccagcgtgttaggagtcaggactgatgCAGGAACAAAATAtccctacttcttcctctcttccttcactagTGCCTTCTTTtgcctctccttcttcttctttcccatcaccagatccatcctggtgcttttccttcttcctcttcttctcctctcccctcaaggaaggtcctcctctcaatatgggcgctactggggcagattttggaaagacttgggagcagagcttaaaaagatttctggctgtttgcatgttttgttggttttttttttttttttttggtttttgtaactcgttttctatataggcttgtttaaacccttcattgtacgctgtaatacctctttatattaataaaagtcgtCATTGCTTTATTTCCATATATTCTAACtcttctttttgaaatggttatgccgtgaatagacgtactattctgtgatttttttttttttatatactatgaACGATGCTTGGGGCCGAgatcccagttaataaaaagaccttgctctgtgcttattgaaactatctgGCATAATAATGCtgatttgaacaaatgatactttaGGCAGAAATCCTtactaagaagaaaagaaaaatgttattatgAACTCATTAGAGGTATCGTGTATAATAAGACCGACCTGAAAATGGGTTGTATACCCCAAACTTGAACGAGGT contains:
- the LOC115950069 gene encoding uncharacterized protein LOC115950069, whose translation is MFVARLLAEDANSGTKKAKIDIRPMLGFSDEDKIETIQPHDDALVVTLRIGGYDVKRVLVDQGSGAEIMYPDLFKGLNLRFKDLTAYNSPLVSFDGKTVIPKGQFKLPIQTSPKVIEVDFIMVDAYSLYKAIVAKP